One window of Thermocoleostomius sinensis A174 genomic DNA carries:
- a CDS encoding glycosyltransferase family 4 protein, whose amino-acid sequence MHIAWLGKKSPFCGNVTYSREVTNALLDRGHRVSFLHFAQEDDSAFSSIEGPTDCPEVPIPFLYKSQIYTIPSLKSSKVLIRALKQLKPDIVHASLTLSPLDFLLPEICEELGVPLVATFHPAFDHKRRNLTSGTQHLTYQLYAPFLANYDRVIVFSQIQRDLLVRLGVPLVKVAVIPNGVSADKYSPGLSKLKAELGAQRIFVYQGRIAIEKNVESLLKAWKQADMGGDSKLLIVGNGPLAPALMSAYGQELGVIWMGFIANEQQRIQILRGSDVFILPSLVEGLSLSLLEAMACGVACIATDAGADGEVLEGGAGIVLSTQQVSMQLRTLLPVCRDHPELTTLLGHKARQRVLDRYTLSANISRLEELYQQVLQHPHLYSNRSVSI is encoded by the coding sequence ATGCATATTGCCTGGCTTGGAAAGAAATCTCCCTTCTGTGGCAACGTTACCTATAGTCGAGAAGTCACGAATGCCCTCCTCGATCGCGGCCATCGCGTCAGCTTTCTGCATTTTGCCCAGGAAGACGACAGCGCCTTTTCCTCGATCGAAGGTCCAACAGATTGTCCAGAAGTTCCTATTCCATTTCTTTATAAATCTCAAATCTATACCATTCCCTCCTTAAAATCGAGCAAGGTCTTAATTCGAGCGCTCAAACAACTGAAGCCAGATATCGTTCATGCTTCATTGACCCTCTCTCCATTAGATTTTCTATTACCAGAAATTTGTGAAGAATTGGGCGTACCCTTAGTTGCGACCTTTCATCCAGCCTTCGACCACAAACGACGAAATCTCACCTCTGGAACTCAGCATTTGACCTATCAACTCTATGCTCCGTTTCTAGCAAACTATGATCGGGTGATTGTCTTTTCTCAAATTCAACGAGATTTATTGGTGCGTTTAGGTGTACCGCTTGTCAAGGTGGCCGTAATTCCTAACGGTGTGAGTGCAGACAAATACTCACCAGGTCTGTCAAAGCTAAAGGCAGAATTAGGCGCGCAACGGATCTTCGTCTATCAAGGGCGAATTGCGATTGAAAAAAACGTCGAGTCGTTGCTCAAGGCTTGGAAACAAGCTGATATGGGCGGTGATAGCAAGCTGCTGATTGTGGGTAACGGACCCCTAGCTCCAGCGTTGATGAGCGCCTACGGTCAAGAACTGGGTGTAATTTGGATGGGTTTCATTGCCAATGAACAGCAGCGCATCCAAATTTTGCGTGGTTCGGATGTCTTTATTCTGCCCTCTTTAGTAGAAGGACTTTCACTGTCCCTCCTGGAAGCAATGGCCTGCGGTGTGGCTTGTATTGCCACCGATGCCGGGGCTGATGGCGAAGTCCTGGAAGGCGGTGCCGGAATCGTATTGAGCACGCAGCAAGTGTCCATGCAATTACGCACTCTGCTACCTGTATGTCGGGATCATCCAGAGTTAACCACCCTTTTAGGACACAAAGCACGACAGCGCGTTCTCGATCGGTACACCCTGAGCGCCAACATCTCTCGGCTTGAAGAGCTTTACCAACAAGTGCTGCAACACCCTCATCTCTACTCCAACCGATCGGTTTCCATCTAG
- the recO gene encoding DNA repair protein RecO — protein sequence MSGTYKAIGINLKSTPLGEADRLLTILTEEHGLLRAVAPGSRKHKSSLGGRSSVFVVNQLLLVKGRNLDKVIQAESLESYPGLSQDLRKLTAGQYLAELALYQALSNQPQVELFRLLRQTLKWLEQLPTHLTLPCLTYATFHLLETAGIAPRVQTCCVTQQPVLPNFAESDWRIGFSTVAGGVISATADPPPDLSAQLTAAELSVLQQLAKPDLLKNLTESELAFSPFNHPQSWLSIERILRHYAQYHFDRPIRSAALIDTCFASIPVSSPIKYHDAIL from the coding sequence ATGAGCGGAACGTACAAGGCTATTGGCATCAACCTTAAAAGTACCCCCTTGGGGGAAGCCGATCGCCTGCTAACTATTCTGACGGAAGAACATGGGCTTCTGCGGGCCGTTGCCCCCGGTTCTCGCAAACACAAATCTAGTCTGGGTGGGCGCAGCAGCGTGTTTGTTGTGAATCAACTGTTGCTGGTAAAAGGGCGTAACCTTGATAAGGTCATTCAAGCTGAAAGTTTGGAATCATACCCTGGGTTAAGCCAAGATTTGCGTAAACTGACAGCCGGGCAATATTTGGCTGAATTAGCGCTCTATCAAGCTCTCAGCAATCAACCTCAAGTTGAACTATTTCGTCTACTCAGACAGACTCTAAAGTGGCTAGAGCAACTTCCGACTCATTTGACGCTGCCTTGTTTGACTTATGCCACGTTTCATCTGCTAGAGACCGCAGGAATTGCACCCCGAGTTCAAACCTGCTGTGTGACTCAACAGCCTGTTCTTCCAAATTTTGCCGAGTCAGATTGGCGCATTGGCTTTAGTACGGTTGCTGGTGGTGTGATTAGTGCTACTGCCGATCCTCCACCCGACCTTTCTGCCCAACTGACGGCTGCCGAACTGTCCGTTCTGCAACAGCTTGCCAAACCAGATTTGTTGAAAAACCTAACCGAATCTGAGCTAGCATTTTCCCCATTCAACCACCCTCAATCCTGGCTTTCGATCGAGCGAATTCTGCGGCATTATGCTCAGTATCACTTCGATCGACCGATTCGTTCGGCTGCTTTAATCGATACGTGTTTTGCTTCGATTCCTGTTTCTTCACCTATCAAATATCATGATGCGATCCTATAA
- a CDS encoding MFS transporter, giving the protein MMRSYNPDVQPPASRSLLPTQQELATRRASGISGVLNRDYLPSASTQLASGKVQIYHTESERYSPGGTENGQGSEPVRDRIVAERSAADAEALDLEEANGRTHGNAIRLDDPSLEVEDSTGYGHGNGNHLGLNGDSDSGDGRPHQGDGDLAGSDFSAEPIAAEPERGLLPVLKNRNFLTLWSGQVFSQLADKVYLVLMIALIASRFQAAGQTISGWVSSLMIAFTIPAVLFGSVAGVFVDHWRKRAVLVFTNLLRGGLVLALPILLWLTQDLQPFVGLPVGFLVVLSITFFVSTLTQFFAPAEQAVIPLIVERKHLLSANSLYTMTMMASVIVGFALGEPLLAIADRLLQPIATSLNLGPDLGKELLVGGSYTIAGLLLMLLRTKEKTVDADESLPDVWQNIRDGLRYLNGQRRVRAAMIQLVILFSIFAALAVLAVRLAEIMPELKSSQFGFLLAAGGIGMAIGAVLVGQFGQRISRAQLGLYGSIGMAASLAAISLVAHHLLPTLPLLVMLGACAAIVGVPMQTAIQEETPAAMRGKVFGLQNNAINIALSLPLALAGIAETFFGIQAVFLGLALLAIVGGVLTWSISRTQSTEKSP; this is encoded by the coding sequence ATGATGCGATCCTATAATCCTGACGTACAACCTCCAGCTTCAAGATCCCTGTTGCCTACACAGCAAGAACTGGCGACACGGAGAGCGTCTGGTATTTCGGGAGTCCTCAATCGTGACTATTTGCCTTCTGCTTCAACTCAGCTTGCTTCGGGAAAGGTACAAATCTATCACACTGAATCAGAGCGGTACTCACCGGGTGGGACGGAAAATGGGCAAGGATCAGAGCCAGTACGCGATCGGATTGTGGCAGAGCGATCGGCAGCGGATGCAGAGGCGCTAGACCTAGAGGAAGCAAACGGACGAACGCATGGCAATGCCATCCGGCTAGATGACCCATCGCTTGAGGTTGAGGATTCTACGGGTTACGGTCATGGCAATGGCAACCACCTTGGTCTCAATGGAGATAGCGATAGCGGCGATGGAAGACCTCATCAGGGAGATGGCGACCTAGCTGGTTCAGATTTCTCTGCTGAACCGATCGCCGCTGAACCCGAACGAGGCTTGTTGCCGGTACTTAAAAATCGCAACTTTTTAACCCTATGGAGTGGCCAAGTTTTTTCTCAACTAGCTGATAAGGTGTACCTGGTACTGATGATTGCCCTCATTGCCAGTCGGTTTCAAGCGGCTGGGCAAACCATTAGCGGCTGGGTGTCCTCCTTAATGATTGCCTTCACAATCCCAGCGGTACTGTTTGGTTCGGTGGCAGGTGTGTTTGTCGATCATTGGCGCAAGCGGGCGGTGTTGGTGTTCACAAATTTGCTGCGCGGTGGGTTGGTATTGGCACTCCCAATTTTGCTGTGGCTCACTCAAGACCTTCAGCCTTTTGTGGGGCTGCCAGTTGGGTTTTTAGTAGTACTCAGCATCACGTTCTTTGTCTCGACATTGACGCAATTCTTTGCTCCGGCCGAGCAAGCTGTGATTCCGCTGATTGTGGAACGAAAGCACCTGCTCTCGGCCAATTCGTTGTACACCATGACGATGATGGCGTCGGTGATTGTTGGGTTTGCTCTAGGAGAACCCCTTTTAGCGATCGCCGATCGCCTCCTACAACCGATCGCAACCTCACTAAACTTGGGTCCAGATCTAGGAAAAGAACTATTGGTGGGTGGCAGCTATACGATCGCTGGATTGTTGCTGATGTTGCTGAGAACCAAAGAAAAAACCGTGGATGCCGATGAATCCTTGCCGGATGTATGGCAAAACATTCGCGATGGTTTACGCTACCTCAATGGGCAACGACGCGTGCGCGCTGCCATGATTCAATTGGTCATTCTATTTTCTATCTTTGCAGCCCTAGCAGTGCTGGCAGTACGGTTGGCGGAAATTATGCCGGAGCTGAAATCCTCGCAATTTGGTTTTCTATTAGCAGCAGGTGGCATCGGCATGGCAATCGGAGCCGTGTTGGTAGGTCAGTTTGGTCAACGGATTTCTCGGGCGCAATTGGGGCTGTATGGATCAATCGGAATGGCTGCTTCCCTGGCTGCAATTTCGCTAGTGGCCCATCATCTTCTTCCCACATTGCCGCTACTGGTGATGCTAGGAGCCTGTGCGGCTATTGTGGGTGTTCCTATGCAAACGGCTATCCAGGAAGAAACACCAGCCGCCATGCGCGGTAAGGTATTTGGACTACAAAATAATGCGATTAACATTGCCCTAAGTTTACCGTTAGCCCTAGCAGGCATTGCGGAAACCTTCTTTGGTATTCAAGCGGTGTTTTTAGGATTAGCCCTATTAGCCATTGTCGGTGGGGTGCTAACCTGGTCAATTTCTCGGACTCAATCCACTGAAAAAAGCCCATAA